The DNA segment CTCACTGAGGATAAAACTGAACGGGAAAATCTTCAAAGTTCCGGTATTAAATAAGACAGGTTGGGAAAACCTTTTCCTTACAGGCGGTTGGTTCACAGGGTTATTGAAAGAGCTTAAAATAAATAAGGATTGGACAGTAATTGATGTTGGAGCAAATATTGGTCAGACATTGATAAAAATAAAGAGCATTGATAAAGAGATCAATTATCTCGGATTTGAACCAAATCCTGTATGTGTAAACTACCTCTATATAAGATTATTGATAGAAACAATCTTAAAACACGCTATTGTTTTCCCGGCTGGAATATCAGATAAAAGTCGTTGCTTACTTTTTATTATTATAATGACTCCTGACAGCGATCCGGCGGGCCTCAATAATACCTGGTTATTGCACGGACAGTAGCATATGTAAGAAAAATTTCGTATCTGTATTCAATATAAATGAAGTTACCGATGTCACCGCTATTCCCAGGATTCATCTTATCAAGATTGATGTTGAGGCAGAACCTGAGGTACTGCAATCGTGTAGGAACAATTGTGAAACACAGACCCTTTATTATTATTGAGATACTACCTGTTTATACTGCAGAAAATCTAATCGAAGGGAAGACTTGAAAAACTGAAGCTCTCATTCGGCAATTGAATTATAAAATCATGCTTATAAAGAAAGTTCAGGAACGAAAGTTTTATGGCCCTTGAAGAAATAGATTCAATCGGGATTCATGGTAATATTCTGAATATAGATTATTTACTGGCACCGCAAGAATCAAATTATTAAGCAGTCAAGTCTTGAAGAAACTGCATTTTTCTTACAAATATCTTATAATTCTGCTGATAGGGATTTTAGTAACCATTCTCCTTAGTAACAAAATCGGGAAACCGCTGGAAAAATTTGAGACAGGAATATATCAGAAAATTTCAGGCAAAATTCCGCAGCATGTCAGGTACAGCGACTCCGCATCCCTATTGTAGTTTATGAAGGAAATGTGGGAGAGCATACTACTGTTGTAATGACTGCCCAGGAGGCAATAAAATATTATAATAAAATAGATAATCCTGAAAACAGGAATAAGTTTTTCACATGTATAGAGTGGTTGAAATCAAATTTGGTTCAGCTCAATGACAGTTCTATGATTTATTATGTTGACTTTGACTGGAGCAGTTATCACATGACTAGACCCTGGAGATCAGCTATGAGTCAGGGAAGAGCCATACAGGCATTTTTAAAAGCTTATGAGCTGACAAAAGACACAATGTATATCGACTATGCACGCAAAGCAATGAATACCTTATTTACCGAGGTAAAGGATGGAGGTGTTACTTATAAAGACAGAAGCGGTTACTGGTATGAAGAATACGCTGATGATAATGTACCTCAGTCGAGAGTATTAAACGGGATGATTGTTGTGTTGCAGGCCCTTTCAGACTATAAAAAAGTGACAGCTGATACAACTGCCTGCTTTCCAAAAGAGGTGTAAGTGAAGTCAAAGCAAACTCAGTCTATTCGATGATAACGGACTCAAATTATGATGCTTTTAGGCAAGCCCGCCTATCCGTGGTACCACAATTTCCATATCGAATTTGATTTTCTCTATACCGAAACTAGTGATCCGGTTTTTAATGAGTATAAACAGAAATGGATGCAATATAAAGAACCCTCCTACTTAACAAGTCTTTACAAACGGCCAACCCATATTGGGATGTTTACTGTTTTTACAATATTTGCAACTGTTTTTTCAACTCTTTTCATCATAGATTTTTTTATTTTCAGTAAAAATAAATTAACTGATAATTTTAGAATCTAAATCTTTAAATCTTAAGTTTTATCTAGAACCTTGAACTTTGACCCTAGTGTTCAGAAAGCTTTCATGAGCAAGCTTGAACCTTGAACCTTGAACCTTGAACCTGCTTAACAAACTCCCCCCCCCCCCTACAGGTAAAACAGGCTGGCCCTGGACTATAGAAAGTGAATCAACAGAGTCTTTGCAACATCTTGCAATCTCCTGGCCAAGGACAAGTATAATTACTCCTAGTTTCAATCAGGGCTATTCTATAGAGGAGACTATACGATCCATCCTCCTTCAAAATGTATCCAAACCTTGAATATATTATAGTTGACGGGGGGAAGCAGTGATAATACACTGGAGATTATCAAGAAGTACGAACCATGGATAACTTATTGGGTAAAGGAGAAAGACTCGGGTCAGAGTGAAAAACAATCAACAAAGGATTTTGGAAATGTACAGGAGAGCTTGTAAACTGGATTTGCAGTGATGATTTGCTTTGCCTCAACGGGCTAAACAGATTTGTTCGGAATACAAAGATTGATTCGAACACACTTTACCTCGGTGAATGGGCAACAATTGATGAAAAAAGTGTTGTGATCAAATCAGGCGAAAATATAATTCAAGGTCTAGAAATGCTTGTTGATATTTCTGGTTTTTGGAGGAATGGCGCTTCCATAGCCCAGCAATCTGCATTTTTCCCGTTGCAGGCAGTTAAAAAGATTAACGGACTGAATACAGATAATCATTATTCAATGGACTATGAATTATGGGGGAAGTTATTACTGGAGGGCTGCAAAATTCAAAATACACCGGTTAGGATAGGATCTTTCAGAACCTATCCTTCACAAAAAACAGCAAAGCGATTTCATTCAACAATTTCTTTATTCAAAGCATCGGTTAAACTTACAAATTTAAGTAAGCTCAGTTTTAAGGGAAAATTCGGAATTAATTTAAAAAACATAAAGTATCTAATAGGATTTATATATCATCATCTGAGATCCAAAATTGGTATAAAAAGAAGAATAGGGAGACTATGGAAAAAAGAATAAGAATACCTTTGATTATAATTCCTACAATTTCTGTTTCACTCTTTATTCAGGTAGTAGTCAGTGATTTTGAATTAAGTTTTATAATCATTTTTTTATAATCCTTATCTATTATTATATATTGATCAGGCTTAAAAGCTTTACAAAGAATGCAATCATTTTCGTTGAAAAAAATTTATGATAGAATCAGGGAATTGATGTTATAAATACGGAATCACTTAATTCACTGGGAATTCAAATTAATCAGGTATATTTATGAAGGTACCAGAATGAGACATATTAAAACCATTCTTTTCCGAGAATTCAGGTTTTTTCAGTTTCCAGCGAGAAAATAATTGATTTGGGAAGCGGCAAAGGGAGTGCACTGATTGCGTTAAAGAACTTGGTTTTAAGAATGTAGCCGGTGTAGAGATTCTGAGAGACTATGTTCAATAACAAAAGATAACCTGCAAAAACTTAAAATAGCTGATGTTGCAATATTTAATTGTGACATTTTGAATTTTGACCAATACACTGATTTTGATATATTTTACTTGTTTAATCCATTTCCCGCTGAGGTCTTAAAAATTGTAGTTTCGGAGATAGAAAAAAGTCTTGAAGTAAAACCTCGGAAAGTGAAGATAATTTACATGAATCCCAAACATCACGATACAGATTGATTCAAGCAGGTTTTTCAAAGAGTAGGGGAGTTTAACTATGATTCAGAAAAATCCTCCTTCAGGAAAATATTCCTCCTTACCAAAATTGATTCCTTAAGATGAGGGAAACCTACAGAGAGAATTTTGTGCGGCCGTCCGGGATTCCGGTTTTTCTTACAGATTGGTGGCTTGATCTGGTTTTGGGGAAGGCAATTGGGATTTTGTCAGTTATGAGGAAGGAGATCAGATTAAGGCCGTATGGCCATATTATTTTATTAATGGCAATTATAGTCAACGAGTAGTAAAGATGCCCAGATTAACTCCTTTTTCCGGTCCGTGGATAAAATATCCTGTTAACCAGAAATATTGTTCATTGTTATCATACGAAAAGGAGGTAATAAACAAACTTATAGATAAACTCCCTGCAACCGACTTCTTTCAGCAAAATATTAATCTGTCAATCCGGAATAAATTGCCGTTTTACTGGAGGGGTTTTGATCAAAGTTTGTCCTATACCTATAAGCTTACTGAATTGTCTAAACCAGAGAACGTATTTTCAGGTTTTAAGGAAAGTACCAGAAGTGAAATAAGAAAAGCAGAGAAATATCTCAAAGTAGTAGAATCGGACAAAATTGAACTATTTTATAAAATAAACTCATTAACATTCGACCGTAAGAATAAGAAAATTCCATATTCTTTCTCATTTATTCAAAAATTAGATAAAGAATGCCAAAAGCAATGTTGCAGAAGTATACTGTTGTGAAGATGGAAATAGTAACTATCATGCAGCCATATATTTAATCTGGGACAGAGATTGTACTTATTACCTGATGGGAGGAGCAGATCCCGAATTCAGGAACAGCGGAGCAATGAGTCTACTTATATGGGCAGGCATTAATCAGGCAGCACATCGAAAACAGAGTTTTGATTTTGAAGGAAGCATGATTGAACCAATTGAACATTTTTTCAGAAGCTTCGGGGGTGAGCAGAATCATTATCTGCAAATTACAAAACGCAGCCGTAAAGGTAAGTTCATAAAGCTACTTAGCGAGGTTAAGAAATTAGCCTTTGGGAATGCATGAAAATAATTATACCTGAGTATTATTATAATGAAAGAGAATATGTAATAAAAACCTCTTTTAACTATTTATTCGGTGAAAGTCCTGAAATTGAGTTACAGGATATATCAAATTACATTATAATTCTTAATAATGGGTCAGTGATTGAGATCGAAGATCACTTTTTTTCAAAATACGCAAACTCTTCGTACCTAAATTCCGAAGCACTTCCATCGGGTGTTAAATTTTTTTATAGCGGGTTTTGTTGCGAAGAAAACATTCCTGTTTTATATGGAAGTCCGCAGGTAATTATTTCCAACGAAAAAGTTAGAAAAACTGTCGTTAAAATAGATTTAATAGCTTCTATTTTTTTTATGCTCGTGAGGTGGGAAGAATATGTCAACCCGATAAAAGACGAACATGGCCGGTTCCCGTTACATGAATCAGTTGCTTATAAATGCTTGTTCCATAAGAGACCTGTTGTTAATGAATATTTTGAGTTTTTATGGAATATAATAAGGAACTCAGATCCATCCCTGCAAAGAAAGAAAAGGGAGTTTAATTTCCGGATAACTCATGATATTGATTCACTGTTTTGCCCGAATCCAACAATCAGGAGTTTGGCTAAAATTCTGATTAAAAAGCATAGTTTGTCCCGATTCATCAAGACTATTTATTATCAATTATTAAATAATCCGCACGACAGTTTTCATTATTTAATGGACCAGAGTGAAAGGATAAAAGCAAGATCGGTTTTTTATTTTATGACAGGTAATACCTGTGCGCTCGATTTTGAAGATTACCTCGATTCAGTTCTGTTTAAAGAAAGAATTAAAGAGATAATATTCAGAGGACATATAATAGGTTTACATCCTAGTTATAATAGTTATAATAATGCAGAAGTATTAAAAACCGAGAAACTTAAGCTTGAATCAATAACAGGAACTGAAATCAGTGAAGTAAGGCAGCATTTCTTAAGAATTGAACAACCTGTAACATTTGTAAATCAGGAACTCTGCGGCTTTAACAGCGACTCATCTTTGGGTTATGTTGAAGATATCGGATTCAGATGCGGAATATGTAATGAGTTCCCGATTTTTGATTTTCTTTCCGGAAAACAATTGGAGATGACTGAGCGACCGTTGATTGTGATGGAGGGCAGCCTTATTAAATATAAGAAGTCTAAACCAGATGAAGTACTGAATGAGATAAAGACAATCATTGATTGCGTTAGGAGGCATAGTGGGAGTTTTGTTTTTCTCTGGCACAACACGAGTTTCGGTAAAGATCCATGGTTTGAATACCAGCATATTTATCCGGTAATCTTAGATTATTTGAATGGGAAGTAACCTTTATATTTATTGTATTAAATATGA comes from the Bacteroidales bacterium genome and includes:
- a CDS encoding GNAT family N-acetyltransferase — its product is MKNAKSNVAEVYCCEDGNSNYHAAIYLIWDRDCTYYLMGGADPEFRNSGAMSLLIWAGINQAAHRKQSFDFEGSMIEPIEHFFRSFGGEQNHYLQITKRSRKGKFIKLLSEVKKLAFGNA
- a CDS encoding polysaccharide deacetylase family protein gives rise to the protein MKIIIPEYYYNEREYVIKTSFNYLFGESPEIELQDISNYIIILNNGSVIEIEDHFFSKYANSSYLNSEALPSGVKFFYSGFCCEENIPVLYGSPQVIISNEKVRKTVVKIDLIASIFFMLVRWEEYVNPIKDEHGRFPLHESVAYKCLFHKRPVVNEYFEFLWNIIRNSDPSLQRKKREFNFRITHDIDSLFCPNPTIRSLAKILIKKHSLSRFIKTIYYQLLNNPHDSFHYLMDQSERIKARSVFYFMTGNTCALDFEDYLDSVLFKERIKEIIFRGHIIGLHPSYNSYNNAEVLKTEKLKLESITGTEISEVRQHFLRIEQPVTFVNQELCGFNSDSSLGYVEDIGFRCGICNEFPIFDFLSGKQLEMTERPLIVMEGSLIKYKKSKPDEVLNEIKTIIDCVRRHSGSFVFLWHNTSFGKDPWFEYQHIYPVILDYLNGK